Proteins from a genomic interval of Plasmodium sp. gorilla clade G2 genome assembly, chromosome: 10:
- a CDS encoding merozoite surface protein 3, translating to MKKILSVILYFFILNFYKSNLVSNEIISKKINNLRNGIKHNDNENVQENEGIVKIDSNDSKDNDLESNLENSTKIEDSSEKDNNLFELDKTDNEDSDDVFENDYEMEETVSAEEMEEDRFGAVELPISGDSNTVTDVISANLKHDDEQFGYDIDEEGIQEDGVHLSETEEKTSNNSLTKRSSKKGKIISKGQTGNNGADKKKLSSWYSWSMPSLSTISDSIRNIVPDASSISGAVAHLPGNLAQAIHTGRVTNPAESSDGLRADTSSGRQEEGTASSGHGTEQVERAENNEQSVGSKGDEKSESEERRDENSIHQRGGDNTVLVQQPSPPPVHSPDLSVRGKTQEGVLPHDPYERVLGWEFGNVHVPGTNPYISSKESDSLELINLTSWDKETIIKQNEDVKEEREENQVQQREDIEEEENENELEQAEINIDDETEEEEVEEEEDVESDEKEKEEKKEKENINEQNGKTLNDNSVHNLFSDNYKHNGDKKKTAQNMTKTVFSLLRGNREFNSILKGLEDDITYLFLTL from the coding sequence atgaagaaaattttGAGTGTCatactttattttttcattctaaatttttataaatctaACCTTGTAagtaatgaaataataagtaagaaaataaataatttaagaaaTGGAATAAAACATAACGATAATGAAAACGTGCAAGAAAATGAGGGTATTGTAAAAATAGACAGCAATGATAGTAAAGATAATGATTTAGAATCTAACTTAGAGAATTCTACTAAAATAGAAGATAGCAGTGAAaaggataataatttattcgAATTAGATAAAACGGATAATGAAGATTCTGATGATGTATTTGAAAATGATTATGAAATGGAAGAAACTGTATCTGCTGAAGAAATGGAAGAGGACAGATTTGGTGCAGTTGAATTACCAATATCTGGAGACAGTAACACAGTTACAGACGTTATAAGTGCTAATTTAAAACATGACGATGAACAATTTGGATATGATATTGATGAAGAAGGAATCCAAGAAGATGGTGTACATTTATCTGAAACTGAAGAAAAAACATCCAACAACAGTTTAACAAAACGTAGTTCTAAAAAAGGGAAAATTATATCAAAGGGACAAACAGGTAATAATGGAGcagataaaaagaaattgtcATCATGGTATTCTTGGAGTATGCCAAGTTTATCAACAATTTCTGATTCTATCAGAAATATTGTTCCTGATGCTTCATCCATTTCTGGAGCAGTTGCACATTTACCCGGAAATCTAGCACAGGCAATACATACAGGTCGTGTAACAAATCCTGCAGAAAGTTCTGATGGATTAAGAGCAGACACAAGTAGTGGTAGGCAAGAAGAAGGTACAGCAAGTAGTGGACACGGTACCGAACAAGTAGAAAGGGCAGAAAATAACGAACAAAGCGTTGGTAGTAAAGGAGACGAAAAATCCGAATCAGAAGAACGCAGAGATGAAAACTCTATTCATCAGAGAGGTGGAGATAATACAGTTTTAGTACAACAGCCGTCTCCTCCTCCTGTACATTCCCCAGATTTATCTGTCAGAGGAAAAACTCAGGAAGGTGTATTACCACATGATCCTTATGAACGTGTTTTAGGATGGGAATTTGGTAATGTACATGTTCCTGGTACAAATCCTTATATTTCTTCTAAAGAAAGTGATTCCTtggaattaataaatttaaccTCATGGGATAAAGAAACTATAATCAAACAAAATGAAGACGTTAAAGAAGAAAGGGAAGAAAATCAAGTACAACAAAGAGAAGATATAgaggaagaagaaaatgaaaatgaactAGAACAAGcagaaataaatatagatgATGAAACTGAGGAGGAAGAAgtagaagaagaagaagatgtGGAATcagatgaaaaagaaaaagaagaaaaaaaggaaaaagaaaatataaatgaacaaaatggtaaaacattaaatgataatagtgtccataatttattttctgataattataaacataatggtgacaaaaaaaaaacggcTCAAAATATGACTAAAACAGTATTTAGTTTATTGAGAGGAAATCGTGAGTTTAATTCTATATTAAAAGGATTGGAAGATGATATTacgtatttatttttaacattataa
- a CDS encoding merozoite surface protein 6, putative, giving the protein MYSLFNIIFGLFFIHLCVYKNNIVINEIINESNNNLRSSITNNGNKNIQYDLQNININYKDSNDEKNENITEKEIDVDSVEENDVEKTPFVQNLNEDSEIPLEGDDIQATYVFGPESRKDHFLHGSNKLIPPTTRLSGEEGDLFSTIIQHKRFPPIKKGPTILPQISGRSDFKGYAGESGENRYIGTSGPNSQTTGKEKVTSGTTTRAQSKPKLDSEKNSPKTSPYDNMLGWEFGGGAPKNGAAEDKKTKHLLEQIKIPSWDRDNIPDENEQVKEDPQVGNIYEEEETEDLETEDDENEEIEENEKDEVDEEDGEEMEEKTKEEKQDNKIIDESKEEQNNNSSSDINAQNLISNEHKKNNEAKKTSENIVKTLIELFNEKNEIDSTINNLVQEMVELFSNN; this is encoded by the coding sequence atgtatagcctatttaatataatatttggtttattttttatacatttgtgtgtatataaaaataatattgtaataaatgaaattataaatgaGAGCAACAATAATTTAAGGAGTAGTATAACAAATAATGGAAATAAGAATATTCAATATgatttacaaaatattaatataaattataaagatagtaatgatgaaaaaaatgaaaacataACAGAGAAAGAAATCGATGTAGATTCTGTTGAAGAGAATGATGTAGAAAAGACACCATTTGTACAGAATTTAAATGAAGATTCAGAAATTCCTTTAGAAGGTGACGATATTCAAGCAACTTATGTATTTGGTCCAGAATCAAGAAAGgatcattttcttcatgGAAGTAACAAATTAATTCCACCAACAACAAGATTAAGTGGAGAAGAAGGTGATTTATTTAGTACTATAATTCAACATAAAAGATTTCCACCTATAAAAAAAGGACCTACAATATTACCACAAATATCTGGTCGCAGTGATTTTAAAGGATATGCTGGTGAAAGTGGAGAAAATAGATATATTGGTACATCTGGACCAAATAGTCAAACAACAGGAAAAGAAAAGGTTACATCAGGTACAACGACAAGGGCTCAATCAAAGCCAAAACTTGATTCTGAAAAAAATAGTCCTAAAACATCTCCGTATGATAATATGCTTGGCTGGGAATTTGGAGGTGGTGCTCCTAAAAATGGAGCTGCAGAAGATAAAAAGACAAAACACTTACtagaacaaataaaaattccATCATGGGATAGAGATAATATACCCGATGAGAATGAACAAGTAAAAGAGGACCCACAAGTAGGAAACATATATGAAGAGGAAGAAACAGAAGATTTGGAAACagaagatgatgaaaatgaagaaatagaagaaaatgaaaaagatgaAGTAGATGAAGAAGATGGAGAAGAAATGGAAGAAAAAACgaaagaagaaaaacaaGACAATAAAATTATAGATGAAAGTAAAGaggaacaaaataataattcatcaaGTGATATAAATGCCCAAAATTTAATTTCTAATGAgcataaaaagaataatgaaGCAAAAAAGACTTCTGAAAATATAGTTAAAACATTGATTGAATTAttcaatgaaaaaaatgagatAGATTCtactataaataatttagtaCAAGAAATGGTCGAACTATTTAGTAATAATTAA
- a CDS encoding merozoite surface protein yields the protein MKKIVNIIFYILYLYIYKRNLVENKTVNKSNLRKGLSTNNSENGIKNIKDEDEHINIVGDDFSAFSYGGYPIYETSGNVGTQVETVRAIDGGNDISMDSKPKDNKISTESGLGEMTIGLVSESASSLENGENKKENIKKEKLGTEKEGSLDSHDSSQEKLMPNNNSKWSDFLKNIVTFGGFGPIVVHDVSDTLSDISKDKVTQKTAKDIGSTLLDFFLPLPTQNSNTHEKINDNKNVSYIDSKTGSNAKGSSPTYSPIMDDGIEFSGGLYFPEKKSNEKNKEKYALESLNLTSWDKDDIAKENEDVKDEKDEYDEDKEEELEKYESEITKQQDDILDDDEVLEEEMLEENKNETVDTDDLKKENIQDSLNDNNYFSLIYENYKDNGKSKKAAQTLITALISILNGKNELDATIRGLKHRFIEFFTYN from the coding sequence atgaagaaaatcgtgaatataatattttatatcttatatttatacatatataaaagaaactTAGTAGAAAACAAAACTGTAAATAAATCTAATCTAAGAAAGGGATTATCAACTAATAATTCAGAAAATggcataaaaaatataaaggatGAAGAtgaacatattaatattgtaGGAGATGATTTTTCAGCATTTTCTTATGGTGGTTATCCTATTTATGAAACTTCAGGAAATGTAGGAACTCAGGTTGAAACTGTAAGAGCTATTGATGGCGGAAATGATATTTCAATGGATTCTAAACCTAAGGACAATAAAATTAGTACTGAATCAGGATTAGGCGAAATGACTATTGGATTGGTCAGTGAATCTGCTAGCAGTTTAGAAAATggtgaaaataaaaaagaaaatataaaaaaggaaaagctTGGTACTGAAAAGGAAGGTTCTTTAGATAGTCATGATAGTTCTCAGGAAAAATTAATGCCTAACAATAATTCTAAATGGTCTGattttcttaaaaatatcGTAACGTTTGGTGGTTTTGGTCCCATTGTGGTTCATGATGTTAGTGATACACTTTCAGATATATCTAAAGATAAAGTTACTCAAAAGACAGCTAAAGATATTGGTAGTACTTTACTTGACTTTTTTTTACCATTACCAACTCAGAACTCTAATACACATGAGAagataaatgataataaaaacgTATCATATATAGATTCAAAAACAGGATCAAATGCAAAAGGATCATCTCCTACATATTCTCCTATTATGGATGATGGCATAGAATTTAGTGGTGGTTTATATTTTCCTGAGAAAAAGtcgaatgaaaaaaataaagaaaaatatgctTTAGAATCATTAAATTTAACATCTTGGGATAAAGATGATATTGCTAAGGAAAACGAAGATGTTAAAGATGAAAAGGATGAATATGATGAAGATAAGGAAGAAGAATTGGAAAAATACGAAAGCGAAATTACAAAACAACAAGACGATATATTAGATGATGACGAAGTATTAGAAGAAGAAATGTTAGAAgagaataaaaatgaaacagTAGATACAGATGAtttaaagaaagaaaatatacaagattcattaaatgataataattattttagtTTAATTTATGAGAACTATAAGGATAATGGTAAATCAAAAAAAGCTGCACAAACATTAATCACAGCATTGATAAGTATATTAAAtggaaaaaatgaattagaTGCTACCATAAGAGGATTAAAACATAGGTTTATAgaattttttacatataattaa
- a CDS encoding duffy binding-like merozoite surface protein, putative, whose product MRSFNHISFYLFILHVLIFLNNISCNVIINDNKSNSNVSNIDNLKTEYDDDALNVNKWENEKHVSGNSEDEKDENKYYPSDVCEKVGIFSQCPKKSFNSMNDWTYRNKKNSSEVNTGLYVPPRRNKLCLLDLGKRKNGIKDMNKFKEELLKVASGESYSLMEYFKNEPSNAIAALDYSFADLGDIVKGTDLMDNKYTRNINTSLYNIFSKQNGDNDIIKKRLEWWNNNKNDIWEAMVCGYSGNKKVENFPEHNNIDEVPQRFRWFREWGKDVCYEYEYNLYVVIKLCKIKRDKNNDELYIEEMQKNDECTKGLDYYLGWINKRKTQWDYQSQMFNNYKGTYDNAKELTPQSYLHDKCIECNCKNKDLENTFKEKKNKDEILKVLIERSKDIKDEIMRALESSTQIISNDFTNEDEDEQINNSIEETSEDIKNVFTIRKSENNTSYDNISEYITNDGDENLEDVEEEEIYEDSENIYGPMKEEPRNLPSKRSVKKRKGTLRGGESNNRADKWKLSWSWSPWTIAGVGIRKLFSRVTDPMTYAEVASSIPHVAENLVRTSAGIETSTSSEGRNSGSLEEEEEDDDDDDDDDSSSHGSKGSQETSSTQENKETTDMESPYDRILGWEFGPVAVPGKIPNLFSEEKNLLELVNLTSWDKDDIVKDSEDVKHEIEEQRESQEHEEEEIEENVDEIEVEEEVEVDEEEEIEEEEDVEEEQQEQSDTKATEKNVQEKDQTTKDKEKENEETADLTRDNNAHQSLKERYNDNEQLKKVAESIVKDLFSLFKEKNTFESLLKDLTGDITRLFQNK is encoded by the coding sequence ATGAGGTCATTTAATcacatttctttttatttatttattttgcatgttcttatttttttaaataatatttcatgcAATGTAATTATTAATGACAATAAATCTAACTCAAATGTATCAAACattgataatttaaaaacagaatatgatgatgatgcTTTGAACGTTAATAAGTGggaaaatgaaaaacatGTTTCTGGAAATTCAGAGGATGAAAAAGACGAAAATAAATACTACCCAAGTGATGTATGTGAAAAAGTTGGTATATTTTCACAATGTCCTAAAAAATCATTTAATTCAATGAATGATTGGACCTacagaaataaaaaaaattcttcgGAAGTTAATACTGGATTATATGTTCCTCCTAGGAGAAACAAATTATGTCTTTTAGATCTTGGGAAACGCAAAAATGGTATAAAGGATATGAATAAATTCAAAGAGGAACTTCTTAAAGTTGCTTCAGGTGAATCATATTCCTTAATGGAATATTTTAAGAACGAACCTTCAAATGCAATAGCTGCATTAGATTATAGTTTTGCTGACTTAGGAGATATTGTTAAAGGAACAGATTTGAtggataataaatatacaagaaatattaatacaagtttatataatatattctctAAACAAAATGGggataatgatataataaaaaaaagattgGAATGgtggaataataataaaaatgatatttgGGAAGCAATGGTTTGTGGATATAGTGGTAATAAAAAAGTTGAAAATTTTCcagaacataataatattgatgagGTTCCACAACGTTTCCGATGGTTTAGGGAGTGGGGCAAGGATGTTTGCTatgaatatgaatataatttatatgttgttataaaattatgtaaaataaaaagagataaaaataacgatgaattatatatagagGAAATgcaaaaaaatgatgaatgtACAAAAGGATTAGATTATTATTTAGGGTggattaataaaagaaaaaccCAATGGGACTATCAATCTCAAatgtttaataattataaaggtACATATGATAATGCTAAAGAATTAACACCACAATCATATTTACATGATAAATGTATTGAATGTAATTGTAAGAATAAAGATTTGGAAAACACttttaaagaaaagaaaaataaagatgaaataCTTAAAGTGTTAATTGAGAGGAGTAAAGATATTAAGGACGAAATAATGAGGGCTCTCGAATCAAGTACGCAAATTATATCTAATGATTTTACaaatgaagatgaagatgaacaaataaacaaTAGTATAGAAGAAACGTCAGAGGATATAAAGAATGTATTCACAATACGTAAATCTGAAAATAATACatcatatgataatattagtgaatatattacaaatgaTGGAGATGAAAATCTGGAAGATgttgaagaagaagaaatatatgaagatagtgaaaatatatatggacCAATGAAAGAAGAACCAAGAAACCTTCCCTCAAAACGTAGtgtgaaaaaaagaaaaggtaCGTTGAGGGGAGGGGAAAGTAATAATAGAGCAGATAAATGGAAATTATCTTGGTCTTGGTCTCCATGGACTATAGCAGGAGTTGGTATAAGAAAACTTTTTTCAAGAGTTACTGATCCAATGACTTATGCGGAAGTTGCCTCCAGTATTCCACATGTTGCAGAGAATTTAGTTCGAACTTCTGCTGGAATAGAAACTAGTACATCTAGTGAAGGGAGAAACAGTGGTTCattagaagaagaagaagaagatgatgatgatgatgatgatgatgacaGTAGTTCACATGGTTCAAAGGGTTCACAGGAAACATCTTCAACgcaagaaaataaagaaaccACAGATATGGAATCTCCCTATGACCGTATTTTGGGATGGGAATTTGGTCCTGTTGCTGTTCCTGGTAAAATTCCTAATCTCTTTtctgaagaaaaaaatttactgGAATTAGTAAATTTAACTTCATGGGATAAAGATGATATAGTAAAAGATAGTGAGGATGTAAAACATGAAATAGAGGAACAACGTGAATCACAAGAacatgaagaagaagaaatcGAAGAAAATGTGGATGAAATAGAAGTAGAGGAAGAAGTAGAAgtagatgaagaagaagaaatagAGGAAGAAGAAGACGTAGAAGAAGAACAACAAGAACAAAGTGATACAAAAGCTACCGAAAAAAATGTACAAGAAAAGGATCAAACAACAAAGGAtaaggaaaaagaaaatgaagaaacaGCTGATTTAACAAGAGATAACAATGCACATCAATCATTAAAAGAACGTTATAACGATAATGAgcaattaaaaaaagttgCTGAGTCTATAGTGAAAGACTTATTTAGTTtgtttaaagaaaaaaatactttTGAATCTCTTTTAAAAGATTTAACTGGAGATATAACACGtttatttcaaaataaataa
- a CDS encoding duffy binding-like merozoite surface protein, putative, translating to MKKIYSIFSFLLILNIYKYLKNVECNDIINYSGLNLRNGLPPNSLDLTNGLNNRNESIIDSKIEVHENNFYQNKDNTISVVGQDVPTSSEASSKIINANDSEGNNIDNTRGLSVTDSGIPDGGAFGGGLSVSENSPLQGGLNKCPIDKFCNGINTIRKCLTRTYEERNDTWTFIDVQTENAGLIVPPRRRKLCLGDISNRIYGKSRDDKLKNLKNELSNAAFTETASIFRKHEKQPENIFSAMKYSFADIADIIKGNDMIDNIISKKISNNLDKVFKVNDETNIKEEREKWWKENKNDIWNSMMCTYMKEKKDNKCPNHDNIHEVPQMFRWFREWGTYVCQEISNNREILKSGCKNSINGIPSNYCKSLFKDYENVINSKRSEWEIFVKHFDRKKSGYIAANGSTPETYLKEKCPECDCAKINLNDIFQKEYNIQSLLKELIDPQTSGSVSTNISAVVQPTGEENTEQRSVSRTQEQQQPQEQEQPQRQPQNIQRANNNDNILGWEFGPVADPGTNPYISSAEKNSLELINLTSWDKEDIIKQNEDVKEEFEEEQAQEELQQEEIEEELNELQEELQEEQEQLEEQVEEEDKSNKEEGEQEKKTDDEEKEETIESSDDKNAHQSLSIGYKNNNETKKDAEAIMKDLFSLFKEKNTFEDLLKDLTGDLASLFQKQ from the coding sequence atgaaaaaaatatatagtattttctcttttttattaattttgaacatttataaatatttaaagaatgTTGAATGCAATGACATAATAAATTACAGTGGTTTAAATCTAAGAAACGGATTACCACCTAATAGTTTAGATTTAACTAATGGATTAAATAATAGGAATGAAAGTATTATTGATTCTAAAATTGAAGTTCATGAAAATAACTTTTACCAGAATAAAGATAATACTATCTCTGTAGTTGGACAGGATGTGCCTACTTCATCGGAAGCTTCttctaaaattataaatgcTAACGATTCAGAAggaaataatattgataatactAGAGGACTTAGTGTTACAGATAGTGGAATTCCTGATGGTGGTGCATTTGGTGGAGGGCTTAGTGTATCTGAAAATTCACCTCTACAAGGTGGTTTGAATAAATGTCCTATTGATAAATTTTGCAATGGTATTAATACAATTCGTAAATGCCTCACGAGAACGTATGAAGAAAGAAATGATACCTGGACTTTTATAGATGTACAAACGGAAAACGCAGGGTTAATTGTTCCTCCAAGGAGAAGAAAATTATGCTTAGGAGATATTTCTAACAGAATTTATGGAAAAAGTAGAgatgataaattaaaaaatcttAAAAATGAACTTAGCAATGCTGCTTTTACTGAAACAGCATCAATTTTTAGAAAACATGAGAAACAACCTGAAAATATATTCAGTGCAATGAAATATAGTTTTGCAGACATAGCAGACATTATTAAAGGAAATGATATGatagataatataatttctAAAAAGATAAGTAATAATTTGGATAAGGTATTTAAGGTTAATGatgaaacaaatataaaagaggAACGCGAAAAATGGTggaaggaaaataaaaatgatatttgGAATTCAATGATGTGCACATAtatgaaagaaaagaaagataATAAATGTCCAAACCATGATAATATACATGAGGTACCACAAATGTTTCGTTGGTTTAGAGAATGGGGGACTTATGTTTGCCAAGAAATAAGCAACAATAGAGAAATTTTAAAATCTGGTTGCAAAAATAGTATAAATGGAATTCCTAGCAATTATTGTAAAAGTTTATTTAAGGATTACGAAAATGTTATTAATTCAAAAAGAAGTGAATGGGAAATATTTGTTAAGCATTTTGATAGGAAGAAAAGTGGTTATATTGCAGCAAATGGATCAACACCTGAAacttatttaaaagaaaaatgtccTGAATGTGATTGTgcaaaaattaatttaaatgatatatttcaaaaagaatataatatacaaagtTTATTAAAAGAACTAATTGATCCACAAACATCCGGAAGTGTATCAACAAATATATCTGCAGTAGTGCAACCGACTGGTGAAGAAAACACTGAACAAAGAAGTGTATCAAGAACTCAAGAACAACAACAACCACAAGAACAAGAACAACCACAACGACAACCCCAAAATATACAAAGGgcaaataataatgacaatatTTTAGGGTGGGAATTTGGTCCTGTTGCAGATCCTGGTACAAATCCATATATTTCGTCTGCAGAAAAAAATTCTCTGGAACTAATAAATTTAACATCATGGGATAAAGAGGATATAATCAAACAAAATGAGGATGTAAAAGAAGAATTCGAAGAAGAGCAAGCTCAAGAAGAATTACAACAAGAAGAAATAGAAGAAGAACTAAATGAGTTACAGGAAGAATTACAAGAAGAACAGGAACAACTAGAAGAACAAGTTGAGGAAGAAGATAAatcaaataaagaagaaggaGAACAAGAGAAAAAAACAGACGATgaggaaaaagaagaaacaaTTGAATCCTCAGATGATAAGAATGCTCATCAATCATTATCTATAGgttataagaataataatgaaacaaAAAAGGATGCTGAAGCTATAATGAAAGACTTATTTAGTTtgtttaaagaaaaaaatactttTGAAGATCTTTTAAAAGATTTAACGGGGGATTTAGCCTCTTTATTTcaaaaacaataa
- a CDS encoding duffy binding-like merozoite surface protein, putative encodes MKQIYNILTFLLIFNVHTFLKNVECNGHINENYTKNIKNGLQDNNLEIENVLNMRGSSFDKFKNDLGESSNEDKKGENKIYNEGYMFLNGKEINDNHGMVMNFSKKDEEIPFSGSSSKDENNTEYDPQKVCKPVGSFDHCPRKDFDSRYDWHGGFVKNVSGNNQGVLMPPRRRKLCLLNVKYGNKRINTTQKLKDELLKASSGESQSLFKFFKIKDSNSFISIKYSFADIADIVKGTDMMESNISKYIQSIFDKENGNKEKKINREDWWKENRDSIWETMMCGQNGKRKDEKFPEHNNIDEIPQFFRWFREWATMFCNEYETEMHYVSLECISKENKNKTGSSGDDLSKTEKCNKAIKNYENWFNTRRHEWIDQSNKYDRDKSTYEHAKNLSPEDYLKQKCTECLCTKSKITDLFDKDFNKEKLLKVLKETASSQQTASSQQTAPSQQTTSVTSVENAGAKSPDTSVNEGQHVEENADQGTATPPLSVSSESDNSPNLPSIKDSQVPITNHDPYERVLGLEFGNVKGPGVNPYISSEEEKSLELINLTSWDKEDIIKQNEDVRDEIEEQQQETQEDEEGFESDLNEVAETNEEDQNEILEEDEEDEEEEEDEDEVEENIEEEKEKKDRENSESEEQEKEVKENEQDTQKENEEKKVSTRDADEHQILSVNYKNNNDLRKGAESIVKKLFSLFNENNNLETMFKDLTKDMTSLFQQ; translated from the coding sequence atgaaacaaatatataatatattaacttttttattaatatttaacgttcatacatttttaaaaaatgttgaATGCAATGGACATATAAATGAGAactatacaaaaaatataaaaaatggattacaagataataatttagaGATAGAAAATGTTCTTAATATGAGAGGTTCTAGTTTTGATAAGTTCAAAAATGATTTAGGAGAATCATCCAACGAAGATAAAAAAGgtgaaaacaaaatatataatgaaggGTATATGTTTCTTAATGGTAAAGAAATTAATGATAATCATGGTATGGTTATGAATTTTAGTAAGAAGGATGAAGAAATTCCCTTTTCTGGAAGTTCAAGcaaagatgaaaataatactGAATATGATCCACAAAAGGTATGTAAACCCGTGGGTTCTTTTGATCATTGTCCTAGAAAAGATTTTGATTCAAGATATGATTGGCATGGTGGATTTGTAAAAAATGTTTCAGGAAATAACCAGGGAGTACTCATGCCAccaagaagaagaaaattatgTCTCTTAAATGTCAAATACggtaataaaagaataaatactACACAAAAATTGAAAGATGAACTTCTTAAAGCTTCTTCAGGGGAATCACaatctttatttaaattttttaaaattaaagattccaattcatttatatctataaaGTATAGTTTTGCTGATATAGCAGACATAGTAAAGGGAACAGATATGATGGAGAGtaatatttcaaaatatatacagagtatatttgataaagaaaatggaaataaagaaaagaaaattaatcGTGAGGATTGGTGGAAGGAAAATAGAGATAGTATATGGGAGACAATGATGTGTGGACAAAATGGTAAAAGAAAGGATGAAAAATTTCCAGAACATAATAACATTGATGAAATACCACAATTTTTTCGATGGTTTAGAGAATGGGCAACAATGTTTTGTAATGAATATGAAACTGAAATGCATTATGTATCATTAGAATGTATTTccaaggaaaataaaaataagacaGGTTCATCGGGAGATGATTTATCAAAAACAGAGAAATGTAATAAAGccataaaaaattatgaaaattgGTTTAATACAAGACGTCATGAGTGGATTGATCAAAGCAACAAATATGATAGGGACAAAAGTACATATGAACATGCAAAAAATTTATCACCTGAAGattatttaaaacaaaaatgcACTGAGTGCCTTTGTACGAAATCAAAAATTACTGATCTATTTGATAAAGattttaataaagaaaagtTATTAAAGGTATTAAAGGAAACGGCATCCAGTCAACAAACGGCATCCAGTCAACAAACAGCACCCAGTCAACAAACGACATCTGTCACTTCTGTGGAAAATGCAGGAGCAAAATCCCCAGATACTAGTGTTAATGAAGGACAACACGTTGAAGAAAACGCTGATCAAGGTACTGCTACACCTCCATTATCTGTTTCTTCGGAGTCTGATAATTCCCCCAATTTACCTTCAATAAAAGATTCTCAGGTTCCTATAACTAATCATGATCCTTACGAAAGAGTTTTGGGCTTGGAATTTGGTAATGTGAAAGGTCCTGGTGTAAATCCTTATATTTCGtctgaagaagaaaaatctctggaattaataaatttaaccTCATGGGATAAAGAAGATATAATCAAACAAAATGAGGATGTACGAGATGAAATAGAAGAACAGCAACAAGAAACAcaagaagatgaagaaggATTTGAAAGTGATTTAAATGAAGTAGCAGAAACAAACGAAGAAGATCAAAATGAAATTCTggaagaagatgaagaagatgaagaagaagaagaagatgagGATGAagtagaagaaaatattgaagaagagaaagaaaaaaaggataGGGAAAACTCAGAATCGGAAGAACAAGAAAAGGAGGTAAAAGAGAATGAACAAGATACTCAAAAAGAAAacgaagaaaaaaaagtttcAACGAGAGATGCAGATGAACATCAAATACTCTCAGTAAATTATAAGAACAATAATGACTTAAGAAAAGGTGCCGAATCTAtagtaaaaaaattatttagtttatttaatgaaaataataatttagaaaCTATGTTTAAAGATTTGACAAAAGATATGACAAGTTTGTTTCAACaataa